A section of the Hevea brasiliensis isolate MT/VB/25A 57/8 chromosome 17, ASM3005281v1, whole genome shotgun sequence genome encodes:
- the LOC110663995 gene encoding HIPL1 protein isoform X3, with amino-acid sequence MNISDPGCASLLKSILCARCDPFSSELFTINSVHRPVPFLCNSTISRNSSQSSLLVNDFCSKVWNACENVSVLNSPFAPSLKGQAGLPVNSSVSKLTDLWQSKTDFCKAFGGASTDGSVCFNGEPVILNNTGSPSPPAGLCLEKIGNGSYLNMVAHPDGSNRAFFSSQRGKIWLATIPEEGSGGTLEIDESSPFIDLTDEVYFSNAFGMMGMAFHPNFAQNGRFFASFNCDKVRWPGCVGRCSCNSDVNCDPSKLAPDNGAQPCQYHSVIAEYTANSTAVEASLATTAKPLEVRRILTMGLPFTSHHAGQILFGPTDGHLYFMMGDGGGPDNAGDPYNFSQNKKSLLGKIMRLDVDNIPSAKEINDLGLWGNYSIPKDNPFSEDSELLPEIWALGLRNPWRCSFDSERPSYFMCADVGQDLYEEVDIITKGGNYGWRVYEGPYPYNPPSSPGGNTSLNNISPIFPVMGYNHSEVNKNEGSASITGGYFYRSMTDPCMYGRYLYADLYAGAVWAATETPEDSGNFTTSKIPFSCAKDSPIQCISVAGSNFPSLGYIFSFGEDNRKDIFVLASSGVYRVVRPSRCNYTCSKENVTNVASPGPTTSPPSNAGQSHYRYSRILVFFSSLLLFLLDVI; translated from the exons AGATGTGATCCCTTTTCATCAGAGTTATTTACAATCAATTCTGTGCACCGACCAGTTCCTTTTCTCTGTAATTCCACTATTTCTAGAAATTCATCTCAGTCTAGCCTACTAGTGAATGACTTCTGCTCTAAAGTATGGAATGCATGTGAAAACGTATCTGTGTTGAATTCTCCTTTTGCCCCTTCACTAAAAGGCCAAGCTGGATTACCTGTCAATTCCAGTGTTAGCAAATTGACTGATCTCTGGCAATCAAAAACCGATTTCTGCAAAGCATTTGGTGGTGCATCTACTGATGGATCAGTATGTTTTAATGGTGAACCTGTTATACTCAATAACACTGGTTCACCAAGTCCCCCAGCTGGTTTGTGCCTTGAGAAAATTGGAAATGGATCTTACCTCAATATGGTTGCTCATCCTGATGGCTCTAACCGTGCATTCTTCTCCAGCCAACGAGGTAAGATTTGGTTGGCGACTATTCCTGAAGAGGGATCTGGAGGAACACTGGAAATTGACGAGTCTAGTCCTTTTATTGATCTAACTGATGAAGTTTATTTTAGCAATGCATTTGGGATGATGGGTATGGCATTTCATCCAAACTTTGCACAAAATGGTCGATTCTTTGCTTCATTTAATTGTGACAAGGTCAGGTGGCCAGGATGTGTTGGAAGATGTTCATGTAATtcagatgtgaattgtgatccttCAAAGCTGGCTCCTGATAATGGTGCACAGCCATGCCAATATCATAGTGTTATTGCAGAATATACTGCAAACAGTACAGCCGTTGAGGCTTCCTTG GCAACAACTGCGAAACCATTGGAAGTTAGAAGGATACTTACAATGGGCCTTCCATTCACATCGCATCATGCAGGACAGATTCTTTTTGGACCTACAGATGGGCATTTATACTTCATGATGGGAGATGGGGGTGGACCAGATAATGCAGGGGACCCTTACAATTTTTCCCAAAACAAGAAATCATTGCTTGGAAAGATCATGCGATTGGATGTTGATAATATACCAA GTGCTAAAGAAATTAATGACCTTGGTCTATGGGGAAATTACTCTATCCCTAAagacaatccatttagtgaagaCAGTGAATTGCTGCCAGAAATATGGGCTTTAGGCTTAAGAAATCCTTGGCGCTGCAGCTTTGATTCAGAAAGGCCATCCTACTTTATGTGCGCAGATGTTGGCCAG GATTTATATGAAGAGGTGGATATCATAACAAAGGGGGGAAACTATGGCTGGCGTGTTTATGAGGGCCCCTATCCTTATAATCCTCCATCATCACCTGGTGGAAATACATCTCTGAACAACATAAGCCCAATTTTTCCTGTTATGGGATACAACCACTCTGAAGTAAACAAGAATGAAGGGTCAGCATCAATTACCGGGGGATATTTCTATCGCTCAATGACTGATCCATGCATGTATGGGAG GTACTTGTATGCAGATTTGTATGCTGGTGCTGTGTGGGCAGCTACTGAAACCCCTGAAGATAGTGGTAACTTTACCACCAGCAAAATTCCCTTCAGTTGTGCAAAGGACTCTCCCATCCAGTGCATATCTGTAGCTGGAAGTAACTTTCCATCCTTGGGTTACATTTTCTCATTTGGAGAGGACAACCGCAAGGATATTTTTGTTCTAGCTAGCAGTGGTGTTTATAGAGTTGTTCGTCCAAGTCGCTGCAATTACACCTGTTCTAAGGAAAATGTCACAAACGTTGCAAGCCCAGGCCCTACCACATCACCCCCTTCAAATGCAGGCCAGTCTCATTACCGATATAGCAGGATTTTGGTCTTTTTCTCCTCTTTATTGCTGTTTTTGTTGGATGTTATCTAG